A genomic region of Brevibacillus sp. JNUCC-41 contains the following coding sequences:
- a CDS encoding DUF917 domain-containing protein, whose amino-acid sequence MRRLGKQEIEDIAVGAALLGTGGGGDPYIGKLMALQAIEEYGEITLLDVDEVPDDALVVPSAMMGAPTVMLEKAPSGEEATAAFKNLEAYLGKKIFATMPIEAGGVNSMVPLALAAKLGLPVVDVDGMGRAFPELQMVTFYLDGIAATPMVLADEKGNTSLLSTINNVWTERIARAATIEMGGSTMTAIYPMTGKNIKESGIRNILSLEEQIGKTIRLAKQNNVDPIKEVLNKADGFELFRGKVSDINRKTEAGFARGVATFEGINEYKGENLEVRFQNEHLIAQTEKRLLCVTPDLIAVLDAETGLPITTEGIRYGARCVVIGMPCHPKWRTEKGIEAVGPRYFGYEVGYVPVEELVKKGGIA is encoded by the coding sequence ATGAGGAGATTAGGTAAACAGGAAATTGAAGATATTGCAGTAGGTGCGGCTTTACTCGGAACGGGTGGAGGAGGAGATCCTTACATTGGTAAACTAATGGCTTTACAGGCAATTGAAGAATACGGGGAAATCACATTGTTGGATGTGGATGAAGTTCCTGATGACGCATTAGTAGTACCTTCCGCGATGATGGGAGCGCCGACGGTAATGTTGGAAAAAGCTCCAAGTGGTGAAGAAGCAACAGCCGCTTTCAAAAACCTCGAAGCTTATTTAGGAAAAAAGATTTTTGCAACGATGCCGATTGAAGCAGGCGGAGTGAATTCGATGGTGCCACTTGCACTTGCTGCCAAGCTTGGCTTGCCTGTAGTGGATGTTGATGGAATGGGAAGAGCATTCCCCGAATTGCAGATGGTCACTTTTTATTTGGATGGAATTGCAGCCACTCCGATGGTTCTTGCGGATGAAAAAGGCAATACGTCACTGCTCTCAACCATAAACAATGTCTGGACAGAAAGGATTGCCCGTGCAGCAACGATTGAAATGGGCGGTTCCACAATGACAGCCATCTATCCAATGACAGGAAAGAATATAAAGGAAAGCGGAATTAGAAATATACTAAGTTTAGAAGAACAAATCGGCAAGACAATAAGGCTTGCAAAGCAAAACAATGTTGATCCAATAAAAGAGGTGTTGAATAAGGCGGACGGGTTTGAATTGTTCCGTGGAAAAGTGAGTGATATCAACCGCAAGACAGAGGCCGGATTTGCTAGAGGTGTGGCAACATTCGAGGGAATCAATGAGTATAAGGGAGAAAACCTCGAGGTGCGATTCCAAAATGAACATTTAATTGCACAGACAGAGAAACGCTTGCTTTGTGTCACTCCAGATTTGATCGCCGTGCTTGATGCAGAAACAGGCTTGCCAATCACTACTGAAGGAATCAGATATGGAGCAAGGTGCGTGGTAATCGGAATGCCATGCCATCCTAAGTGGCGAACGGAAAAGGGAATTGAAGCTGTAGGCCCAAGATACTTTGGCTATGAAGTTGGTTATGTACCTGTTGAAGAACTAGTGAAAAAAGGGGGGATAGCATAA
- a CDS encoding hydantoinase/oxoprolinase N-terminal domain-containing protein, which translates to MGVYRIGIDVGGTHTDAVLLDQYNQVISETKSHTTEDVSIGIYTAMRKIIDDAKVPVEQIKYAMLGTTHCTNAIVERKRLNKIAAIRIGAPATLAVKPLIGVPEDLCAVLGKYVYLIRGGHEYDGREIAELDEARLYQIAEEINGKVDSIAITSVFSPVSQTHEQRASEIFKEVLGEEISISLSSEIGSVGLLERENATILNAAVVNVAKTTADGFINALKNEGIEAKVFFCQNDGTLMSIEYAVKYPIFTVACGPTNSLRGASYLSELTDAIVVDVGGTTTDIGVLVQSFPRESSLAVEIGGARTNFRMPDLISIGLGGGTIIRIGDNGEFTIGPDSVGYRLPEKALIFGGDTLTTTDVAVALGKVELGDASKVANLDKELLNRVYFNMVNLVEEAIDKMKTSAAPVPVILVGGGSILLPEELTGASEVIRPLHSGVANAIGSAISQVSGQIEKVYALAEIGRETALEQAKGIAMSEAISAGADPETLVIVDIEDVPLAYMPGNATRIRVKAAGDLAQSELNELV; encoded by the coding sequence ATGGGTGTTTATCGAATAGGAATTGATGTCGGGGGAACCCATACAGATGCCGTGCTTTTAGATCAATATAATCAGGTCATTTCGGAAACAAAATCGCATACAACGGAGGATGTTTCCATTGGCATCTATACAGCAATGAGAAAAATAATCGATGATGCAAAGGTTCCGGTGGAGCAAATTAAATATGCAATGCTTGGTACGACACATTGTACAAATGCTATCGTTGAACGAAAGAGATTAAACAAAATCGCAGCAATCCGTATTGGTGCACCGGCTACTTTAGCAGTTAAACCGCTGATCGGCGTACCTGAAGACCTCTGCGCAGTACTCGGAAAATACGTATACCTAATCCGCGGCGGACATGAATATGATGGCCGTGAGATTGCTGAATTAGATGAAGCTCGTTTGTATCAAATTGCCGAGGAAATCAACGGGAAAGTGGATTCGATCGCGATTACTTCTGTCTTCTCACCTGTATCGCAAACACATGAACAAAGAGCAAGTGAAATTTTCAAAGAAGTGCTGGGAGAAGAAATTTCAATTTCTTTATCTTCAGAAATTGGTTCAGTCGGTTTACTGGAAAGGGAAAATGCGACGATTCTTAATGCTGCTGTCGTAAATGTCGCTAAAACGACTGCTGACGGATTCATCAATGCCCTGAAGAATGAAGGAATTGAGGCAAAAGTATTCTTTTGCCAAAACGATGGGACATTAATGTCAATTGAATATGCGGTTAAATACCCAATCTTCACTGTTGCTTGCGGTCCGACTAACTCATTAAGGGGAGCATCCTATTTGAGTGAGTTAACAGATGCAATCGTTGTTGATGTTGGGGGGACAACAACGGATATTGGTGTTCTGGTTCAATCGTTTCCAAGGGAATCTTCTTTGGCAGTAGAGATTGGAGGAGCCAGAACAAACTTCCGGATGCCTGATTTAATTTCGATTGGACTTGGCGGAGGGACAATAATCCGCATAGGAGATAATGGAGAGTTCACAATTGGACCGGACAGTGTCGGTTACCGACTGCCAGAAAAAGCCTTGATTTTCGGAGGTGATACTTTAACGACAACTGATGTTGCTGTGGCACTTGGAAAGGTGGAACTTGGTGATGCTTCAAAAGTGGCCAACCTTGATAAGGAATTATTAAATAGAGTCTATTTTAATATGGTCAATCTGGTCGAAGAAGCCATTGATAAGATGAAAACAAGTGCTGCACCAGTGCCTGTCATTCTCGTTGGAGGTGGAAGCATCCTTTTACCTGAGGAATTAACAGGTGCATCTGAAGTCATACGCCCATTACATTCAGGTGTAGCAAATGCCATTGGATCGGCTATCTCCCAGGTTAGCGGGCAGATTGAAAAAGTATATGCACTAGCTGAAATAGGAAGGGAAACAGCATTGGAACAGGCAAAGGGCATAGCGATGTCAGAAGCGATCAGCGCCGGAGCCGATCCCGAAACGCTTGTTATTGTCGACATAGAAGATGTACCTTTAGCATATATGCCTGGGAATGCAACCCGTATTCGTGTGAAAGCAGCTGGTGATTTAGCCCAGTCTGAATTGAATGAACTGGTGTAG